Proteins encoded in a region of the Moritella marina ATCC 15381 genome:
- the hpt gene encoding hypoxanthine phosphoribosyltransferase, which translates to MKHTVEVMITEADVQAKVKELAAQIETHYQDTDTLIIVCLLRGSVIYMSDLCRHINLPIELDFMTASSYGNSMESNRDVRILKDLDSDIKGKDVLIVEDIIDTGFTLSKIKTMLELRDPKSITITTLLDKPSRREVNVPVDWVGFEIPDEFVVGYGIDYGQKYRNLPYVGKVVPLEG; encoded by the coding sequence AGTGATGATCACTGAAGCTGACGTGCAAGCAAAAGTAAAAGAATTAGCGGCACAAATTGAAACGCATTACCAAGATACTGATACGCTAATCATTGTTTGTTTATTACGTGGTTCGGTTATCTATATGTCGGATCTGTGTCGCCACATTAATTTACCGATTGAATTGGATTTCATGACAGCATCTAGCTACGGTAATTCAATGGAAAGTAACCGTGATGTACGCATCTTAAAAGACTTAGATAGCGACATTAAAGGTAAAGATGTACTTATCGTTGAAGACATCATTGATACGGGGTTCACGTTAAGCAAGATCAAAACGATGTTAGAACTGCGCGACCCTAAATCAATTACTATCACTACGTTACTTGATAAGCCTTCTCGTCGTGAAGTTAACGTACCTGTTGATTGGGTTGGTTTTGAGATCCCAGATGAATTCGTGGTTGGTTATGGTATCGATTACGGTCAAAAATACCGTAACTTGCCTTACGTAGGTAAAGTTGTACCGTTAGAAGGTTAA
- a CDS encoding IS3 family transposase (programmed frameshift), which translates to MTKARTTYSVAFKHDAANLVLDKGYSIQEACDAVGVGYTAMRRWVAQLKQEHGGITPTAKAMTPDQIRIQELEAKIKQIEWEKDILKKGFRSFNAGQHQTIDLIAALSRDNHSIKKLCVLFEIPRSSFHYRLKYRGVTKPERAVLRQKVIAIHSRSRGSAGARTISGQLNQAGESVGRYKAARLMEEVGIVSKQPNKHKYKISEDVSKIAPNRLNRQFDVETVNQVWCGDVTYVWAGNKWMYLAVVMDLFARKIVGWACSDSPNTDLTCAALRMAYESRGRPKNVMFHSDQGCHYTSLQFRQALWKYQITQSMSRRGNCWDNAPMERFFRSFKTEWMPKECYNTFAEAERDTLKYILQHYNTKRGHSYNNYLSPVIMEAAA; encoded by the exons ATGACAAAAGCGCGAACAACATATTCAGTAGCATTCAAGCATGATGCTGCAAACTTAGTCCTGGATAAAGGCTACTCGATACAAGAAGCCTGTGATGCCGTCGGTGTTGGATACACGGCAATGAGACGATGGGTAGCTCAACTTAAGCAAGAACATGGCGGGATAACACCGACTGCAAAGGCTATGACGCCAGACCAAATACGTATTCAAGAGCTTGAAGCCAAAATTAAGCAAATTGAATGGGAGAAAGACATATTAAAAAAAG GCTTCCGCTCTTTTAATGCAGGACAGCATCAAACGATAGATTTGATAGCCGCGTTATCAAGAGATAATCATTCAATAAAGAAGCTATGTGTGTTATTTGAAATACCTCGCAGTAGCTTCCATTATCGACTTAAATACCGCGGTGTAACAAAGCCGGAACGAGCTGTATTACGTCAAAAAGTCATTGCTATACACAGCCGTAGTCGAGGTTCAGCTGGCGCGAGAACCATCTCAGGCCAACTTAATCAAGCAGGGGAAAGTGTCGGTAGATACAAAGCAGCAAGATTGATGGAAGAAGTCGGCATTGTCAGTAAACAGCCGAATAAACATAAGTATAAGATATCTGAGGATGTATCGAAAATCGCACCGAACCGACTAAATAGGCAGTTTGATGTTGAAACAGTCAATCAAGTTTGGTGTGGCGATGTGACCTATGTTTGGGCTGGAAATAAATGGATGTACCTAGCTGTAGTCATGGATTTATTTGCACGTAAAATTGTGGGTTGGGCATGCTCAGATAGCCCAAACACAGATTTAACTTGTGCGGCGCTACGTATGGCTTACGAAAGCCGAGGCCGACCAAAAAATGTGATGTTTCATTCAGACCAAGGTTGTCATTACACGAGCCTTCAATTCAGACAAGCGTTGTGGAAATACCAAATAACGCAAAGTATGAGTCGACGCGGAAATTGTTGGGACAACGCCCCAATGGAACGATTTTTTAGAAGTTTTAAAACAGAGTGGATGCCAAAGGAATGCTATAACACCTTTGCTGAAGCTGAGCGAGATACGCTCAAATATATACTGCAGCATTACAATACAAAACGAGGCCATAGTTATAATAACTATTTGTCGCCAGTGATTATGGAAGCTGCAGCTTAA
- a CDS encoding ABC transporter ATP-binding protein, producing the protein MTLALEIKGLQKTYSGGVQAVKNIDLTVAKGDFYALLGPNGAGKSTTIGVMSSLVNKTAGQVKIFGFDIDTDLEAAKSHIGLVPQEFNFNPFEKIENIIVNQAGYYGVPRKEALVRCEALLKQLELWDKRHEAARNLSGGMKRRLMIARALVHNPQLLILDEPTAGVDIELRRTMWEFLQRKNEEGITIILTTHYLEEAEMLCRNIGIIDKGLLIENTSMKSLLSKLNSESYLLDINSQLIKPELDGYSCRLLDDHTLEVDVAKSRGLNSLFAQLAAMNIQVQGIRNKENRLEALFMDIVEQGRQAAS; encoded by the coding sequence ATGACGTTAGCACTTGAAATAAAAGGGCTCCAGAAGACGTATTCTGGCGGAGTTCAGGCGGTAAAAAATATAGATCTAACCGTAGCAAAAGGCGATTTTTATGCGCTACTCGGGCCTAACGGTGCGGGTAAGTCGACTACGATCGGCGTGATGAGCTCACTGGTAAATAAAACAGCAGGGCAAGTTAAGATCTTCGGTTTTGATATTGATACTGACCTTGAAGCGGCAAAGAGCCATATTGGTTTAGTACCACAAGAATTTAATTTTAATCCGTTTGAGAAAATTGAAAACATTATTGTCAATCAGGCGGGTTATTACGGTGTGCCACGTAAAGAAGCGTTAGTGCGTTGTGAAGCATTGCTAAAACAGCTGGAATTATGGGATAAACGCCATGAAGCGGCGCGTAATTTATCGGGTGGTATGAAACGCCGATTAATGATCGCACGGGCGTTAGTGCATAACCCACAATTACTTATTTTAGATGAACCGACTGCGGGTGTTGATATTGAACTGCGCCGTACTATGTGGGAGTTCTTACAACGTAAGAACGAAGAGGGTATTACCATTATCCTGACAACGCATTATTTAGAAGAAGCGGAAATGCTGTGCCGTAATATTGGTATTATTGATAAAGGTTTGTTAATTGAGAATACCTCGATGAAGTCGCTGTTATCGAAACTTAATAGTGAGTCCTATCTATTAGATATCAACAGTCAATTAATTAAACCTGAATTAGACGGTTACAGTTGTCGATTATTGGATGATCATACTTTAGAAGTGGACGTGGCTAAGAGCCGTGGCTTGAATTCGTTATTTGCACAATTAGCGGCGATGAATATTCAAGTGCAGGGTATCCGTAATAAAGAGAATCGTTTAGAAGCGCTGTTTATGGATATAGTGGAGCAGGGGCGTCAAGCTGCCTCTTAA